The Lutibacter profundi region CAAAAATATTTGGTGTACCAACCAAAGCTGGAGGTTCTATTACAAGAGAGTTCAACGGCGAAAATTTTTTGTTAAAAAGAGGTGTTACAGCTTCAAGATGGACTTTTGTTTTAGATAAAAATAAAAAAATTATTTATAAAAATGCTAATGTTAACGCTGCTGAAGATAGTAAAAAAGTAAAAGAGGTTATTAAAAATTACACCAATTATTAAACTGGCTCAGTAACTTTTTGGGAAGTAACTAATGTTCGTCTTAACCACAACATTAATACCACGGCAATAAAACCCAAGCTTCCCATTAAATACCAATTTACAGCAAAGCCAAATCTTGCAATTACCTCCATACCTGTTTTGGCACTAAAAATATGCGCCATAGAAAAGGCCATAGTATATAACGCTAAATAACGCCCCTCTTTTCCTATAGGTGCCCTATTCATTGCAAAATTATTTGTAAATGGAAATGCTAACATTTCTCCTAATGTTATTAGTAACATACTCACTACCAAAACACCTCCCCAGGTAGAAACATCTAAAACCAAAAAACTCAAAGCAAATAGCACTAAACTCCATGTTATAACTTTTAGTTTGTTTAATAATTTTTTTTCTATATAATGAATTAAAGGCATTTCCAATAAAAAAATTAAAAAGCCATTAATTGCCATTATTAATCCTATCTCAACTTCAGTTAAATGGTGAACATTTTTATAATACAATGGCATTGTAGTAAAAAGTTGTAAAAATATAAAGCCCATTAAAAAAACTACTACTAAAAAAATCCAGTACGGTTTATCTTTATATACTGATGTTATTTGAATTTCATTTTCAGAATTTTGATTGTTTTTTTTAGGATGATATTTTTTTGTTTCAAAACCATTCTCATTAATAATATTGCCACAATGCAGGTAATTCCATCTACCCAAAAAAGACCTGAATAATCCAATGTTGCAATTATTATACCTCCTAAGAAAGGTCCAAATGAAAACCCTAAATTTATTGCTAAACGTATTAAAGTTAAAGATCGTGTTTGATTTTCAGGCTTACTATACGCTTTTAAAGAAACAAACATGGCAGGTCTAAATGTATCAGCAATAGCCATTGTAATAAACATACCTATTACAAAACCAACAAAAGTAGTTATAAATTGTAGGCTAATGAACAGAAACCCTGTAGTTAACAAACTCCAAAACATAACCTTGTAAAAACCTATTTTATCTGTTAGTTTTCCTCCTAAATAAGAACCTAACAATGACCCCAAACCAAAACTTGACATAATCCAACCTACTTGAGATAACGATAATTTTAAGTTTTCTGTTAAATACAATGATAAAAAAGGCAATACCATTGTACCGGCTCTATTTATAAATGTAATTAATGCCAACCACCAAACTTCTTTTGATAATCCTTTAAATGAATTTTGGTAATTGCTAACTATTTTTTTTAACATACCGTAAAAGTAGAAAAACCCGACTTAAAAGTTAGGTTAAAATGAATTGATATTATTTATTCTTGAATAATTAGTACATATTAACCCTGTGATTTTTTTAAAAACCCACTTCTTAACATCTTTTTATTGGTGTAATTATTCATAAAATTTCTTTCAACACCTACCAGAATTACAAAAAACCTCCAACTTATAAAATTTTTCTTTAACTCGTAATATTTTGTACTTTTGGTAGCAAAGTTTATCTTTATCTTTATGAAAAAAATATTTTTTGTTTTAGCCGTTGTCTTTTTATTTTTTAATTGCTCACCTAAGAAAGTTTCTTATGAAGACGAAATTAAGCTTTTTCAATACAAACTAAATACTGAATTTGCTGATGCAGAAAAGTCTCCTTTAACAGCAGGAGATTTAAAAACTTTTAAAACCTTAGATTTTTTTGAAATTGATAAAAATTTCAAAGTAGAAGCTGAATTTGAGTTAACCCCTAATACTCCAGTGTTTGAAATGCAAACCAATACAGATCGTTTGCCTTTATATAGAAAATATGGTATTGCTCGCTTCACTTTGAATGGAGAAAAATTTGAGTTAAATATTTATCAAAGTCTAGATTTAATGTCTAATCCAGAGTTTGAAGATTATCTATTTTTACCTTTTAATGATACTACAAATGGCAAAAGCAGTTATGGAGGCGGTAGATATTTAGATTTAGAATTCCCTCCAAAGGAAAGCAAAACTATTGTGATAGATTTTAACAAAGCTTACAACCCATATTGTGCATATAACACGAAATATTCATGTCCTATTCCTCCTTCAGAAAATAATTTACCTATTGATATACCTGTTGGGGTTAAAGCTTACAAAAAAATAAAAAGTCCTGTCTAGAATTGCTAAACAGGACTTAAATAAACCAAATATTAATTACCTTAAGTATTGCTAAAAAATTAATTTTTTAGTGTTAACTAACTACTTATATATAGAATTATGTATAGAAAATATTTTGTGAAATGTATCTCCTTTTTATTTGGCATTAAATAAATCGATTTTAGAAAGAGTATATAACTGCAATTAAGAAAGATGATAATTTATCGGAGGTAAGTCCGTCAGCATTAATGTAAGGCATTTTATCTCCCCTGTCTAATCTTATTTCAGGCTTAATCGTTAAGTTTTCTACCGAATAGCTTCCTGTAAGGGTTAAAGCAGTTACACTTGAATCATCATTTATCATATCTGACATAACTGAAAAATATTCTCCTCTTAGTCCAATTTTGAATTCCTCAGAAACAGCCAATTTCGGGTATAGGGCAGCTCCATAAAATCCATTACCATCATTATCTGCATATGCTGCATTTATTCCTAAGAAGAAAGAATCCAATACATCAAAACCACCTGTATAATCTACTTCAAAACCAAGAACCTCACCATCGTCATAATAGAAATTCAAAAATTGATCTGAATACCCTAATTGAACTCCAACCGAATATGTACCTGTTAAGTTATTATTCGTATCGGTAACATTCATAAACGCAAGCATCAAACTAAAATCATCAGACAAAGAAAAATCTGCTTTTACTCCAACATGTGAGAAAGGGCCGCTAGAAAATAAATATGAAGTACTATAGTTAAAGTTTCCCACAGGGGAAATAACCTCGTACCCTAAATAGGTATTAAATCTACCCATTGTAAGAGTTGTACCTTCAGAAACTTTCCAATAAGCATACAACTGATTCAGATTGAATCCTCCAGTTGCAGATTCACCCCGTGGTCCAAAAGTTATATCAGCAACTACACCAGTCTTCTCACCCTCATAAGTAGTAATGATATTTGCCATTCCTAATGCAAAACCTAATTCGTCTGCAAATGATGTTCCAAAAGATTGTACAGCATTATCCGAGGCACTTAAATTGGTTTGATAATAAGCATCTATTGATCCACTTATGCTAACTTTTTTCCCTTTGATTTCTTCTTGAGCAAAAACTGGTGATACCAAAGAAAGTATTGACAAATAAAATATTTTTTTTAGGTAATTTTTATTTAAAATTGTTTTCATGTTCTTGATTTTTTTTAGTTTTTATTGCTTTTATTTTTTGAAATTTTATCAGCCATCAATGTCGATATGAACGAGAATAAAGATATTCACCTCTATACCGTGTAAATTAATATTCAAAGCTCCAACTTCTTCTTTTTCTTTCTTATCCAATTTAATTTCTTCGGTATAAATAATAATCCTGTTTTTTTAATTGTAATCATACTTTTAACATTTACAGTCTATTAATTTTTCCCAATATTATCCCATTTAAGTGGTTTTTCACTTAGCTTAATTTTTAAAAATAAAATGGAATTAAATGCTTTCTGTAAAAATTTTGAAAGTCTTAAATCGCTTATTTAATGTTGATTTAAACCAAAATCTGGATAAGCGTCCATACCATGTTCATGCATATCCAATCCTTCTTGTTCCTCTATTTTAGAAACTCTAATACCCGTAGTAACTTTTAGAGTTTTAATAATAATATATGAAGAAACTATACAAAAAGCACCAATTGAAATAACTCCAATGAATTGATTTCCTAATTGTTCCCAACCTGCTAACTTCCCAAAAATTCCCACTGCTAAAGTGCCCCAAATTCCACAGATTAAATGGACTGCTATTGCACCTACTGGATCATCTAATTTTAATTTATCAAGTAATCCAACACCAATAACAATTAAAACTCCTGAAATAGCTCCAATAACAATTGCATCTGTAACACTCATAACATCTGCTCCTGCGGTAATACCAACCAAACCACCTAGTATACCATTCAAAAACATTGATAAATCATATTGTTTATATTTAAATAACGACACTAAAAATGCCGATAAACCACCTGTTGCTGCAGCTAAACAAGTTGTAACTAAAACTAATGAAGTAGCAGCTGGATTTGCTGAAAGCACAGACCCTCCATTAAACCCAAACCAACCCAGCCATAAAAGGAATACTCCTGTTGTTGCAAAAGGCATGTTATGTCCAGGAATTACACCAATAGAGCCATCTTTTTTAAATTTCCCTATTCTAGCTCCCAATAACCAAACTGCAATTAAAGCAGCCCAACCGCCAACAGAATGCACTAATGTTGAACCGGCAAAATCGTAAAACCCAAGTTTATCTAACCAACCTGTCCCCCATTTCCAAGAGCCCGTTATTGGATACACAATTCCTACATAAATAATTGTAAAAATCATAAATGCACCTAATTTTATTCTTTCAGCTACAGCGCCAGAAACTATTGTTGCAGCTGTTGCTGCAAACATTCCTTGAAATAAAAAATCTGTCCAGTACGTATAGCCACCATTTGCATACTCAATTGTTAATCCGTTTTCAGGAATTGACAATCCAAATAAGTCCATAAAATAATTTGGTAAAACACCCGCTATAAACGTACCCGGATACATTAAATTAAACCCAACCAATGCGTACAGCACCATCCCAATTGAAATAATAAATACGTTTTTGAATAATATGTTTATCGTGTTTTTTTGTCTTGTTAATCCTATTTCTAATAATGAAAATCCTAAATGCATTAAAAAAACCAATGCTGTGCAAATCATCATCCAAACATTGTTTACCGTAAATAATGTGTTCTCCATAATAAATAAATAAATAAATAAATAAATAATAGTTGTTTTTAATTTAATGAGTTTGCCCCTTTTTCTTTTGTTCTTATTCGATATGCCTCTATAACATCTGACACAAATATTTTTCCATCTCCAACATTTCCAGTGAAGGCCGACTTCAATAAGGCATCTACCGTTCTATCTAAAAATGCTTCAGAAACAACAATAGATAAAAACCTCCGCTGTATATCTGATGTACTATAACTTACCCCTCGATACACATGACCCTGCTTCTCATTTCCAACTCCAGTTACGTCCCAGTAGCTAAAAAAATTAACTTCAATTTGGTGTAAAGCTTCCTTAACTTCACTAAATTTTGATTTTCTAATAATTGCTTCAATTTTTTTCATAATTAAAATGATTTTTTTATTAATTTCTCATCAAAAGTATGAATATATATTTTTACCCCCAATATTTTCAGGGGTATGTATTGTATTTTTGTTATTATTTGTGTTTTAACCCTATTTTTTTAAGGGTATTAAAATTTTAGTAGTGTATTTTTACGATATGTAATTATTTTTTAGGGGGTAAAATAAAAAAATGAAGGCATTACAGTATTTAACCCCATAAAAAAGGGGGTACAAAATAACTTTAACCCATTTATGTTGCATTTAAAATAGATAGGTTAAAAAAATAATATTGAAGAATAAGTTACTTAGAAAAGTTTTGAAAGATACAACCCAACAAACACAGCTGAAAATCCCAAAACTAAAGACAATAATGTGTAAGGTAGAAAACTAAAATAATCTCCATTTTTTATGAGTAAATGATTTTCATAAGCAAAAGTAGAAAAAGTTGTAAATCCTCCACAAAAACCAGTTGCAAGTAATAAAGATTGAGTTTGTGACATATTTGAAGTTTTACTTAAATACCCTAAAATAAAACCAATTAATAAACTTCCCAGCACGTTGGAAAACATGGTTCCATAAGGTATCGCTGTTTCAAGGTTGTTTAACCATCTACTTGTATAATATCTGGCTACACTACCAAAACCTCCCCCTATAAATACCAATAAAGCTTGTTTCATGTTTCTATTAAAATTTTATGGCATCAACATCTACCCAGTTCCATTTACCTGTTACTGTTCCTTTTTGCAATGTTATAATTCCTGGATTTGCCCTTATAATGGTTTTCAAAGTTGTTTCATCACAAAACAACATATCAAAATTGAGATGAAACTTCTCTTTTATGGATAAATAATCATCTCGTAAAGAAGATGATAACATGTAAACTTTATAGCCTTTTTCTATGGCTTTATCTGTTACATTTTTAATTGTAGTAAAACCCTCAATATCGCTTTTATCAAGATTATAAGCTATAACTAACATTACATTATCTGCGCTTAAAATAGCTTCTGTTAAATCTTCTCCATTTTCAGATTCTAGAAAAAAATCATGTACTGGAGGAAGTTCATCTCCAATATATTCCATTCCTTCTGGTATGTTTTTACCAATAGCATAAGGTCTAAAATCAATTATTGGTAAATGCACTAATACGTAATAAATAATATATAGGAATATAAAAAAAGATAAAAAAGATGTCCATTTTACTATAGTTAAACTAAACAAAGGCTTTATTAATTTATATTTAAAAACCAATACTAAAATGAACGCTATTAAAACTATATTTTTATAAAATGTATCCCAAGAGGATAATTTAACAGCGTCTCCAAAGCAGCCACAATCCGTTACCTTATCGTAATAAGCTGAGTACCAAGTTAAAAATAAAAACACCAAAATTATGCCTAACAAACACCAAACTGTAAGTTTAGGCAGGTACCCTAAAAGTAAAAATACACCAAGCATTATTTCTACCAGTATTAAAAAAATAGAAAAAGGCAAGGCATAAGGAATTAAAAACTCTAAATTCAATACGTCTGCTCCAAAATATTCTTGAAATTTATATGCTGAACCTAAAGGATCTATTAATTTAACAAAACCTGAGAAAATAAATGTAATTGCGACTAAAAAACGTAATATTTGGACTGTTATTTTCATAATTAAGTAGTTTCATTTATATGAATTAGCGCAAAAACCGCATAATTTATCATATCCTGATAATTTGCATCAATACCCTCAGATACAATTGTTTTCCCTTTATTATCTTCTATTTGTTTTACACGCAACAATTTTTGTAAAATCAAATCGGTTAAAGAACTCACTCTCATATCTCTCCAAGCCTCACCATAATCATGGTTTTTATCTTCCATTAATTGCTTTGCTATAGCCACATGTTTATCATACAATTCTATGGCCTCTTCTTTAGATAAATCTGGTTGTTCTACCACTCCTTTTTCAAGTTGAATTAAAGCCATGATTGAATAATTAATAATACCAATAAATTCTGAAACTTCTCCTTCATCTACTTTTCTTGTAGAATTTTGTTGCAATTGACGAATACGTTGCGCTTTAATAAAAATCTGATCTGTTAATGATGGCAATCTCAATATACGCCAAGCACTTCCGTAATCTTTTAGCTTATTTATATATAATGAACGACATTTTTCAATAACATCGTTATATTGTTTTGAAGTTTGTTGCATGTAACTTTAATTATTTCCGTAAATTTCGAACAAATTTAAGGAATTAAAAAATCTAATATCTATTTATGAAGAAAATTGCAGTTTTTTGTGGCTCTAGCCTTGGCTTCAATGAAAAATACAAGAACGATGCTATAAAATTAGGAAATTATTTTATTAAACATAATATAGGCTTAGTATATGGTGGTGGAAAAATTGGCATGATGGGCATTTTAGCCGACACTATGCTGAAGGAAAAAGGTGAAGTTATAGGTGTAATTCCGGGGTTATTACGTCATGAAGAAGTAGCTCATTCAGAAATTTCAGAGATGATTGTTACCAAAACAATGAGTAAACGAAAAGTAAAAATTAGCAAATTAGTTGATGGATACATTGCCTTACCTGGTGGTTTTGGTACGTTGGATGAAATTTTTGAGGCTCTAACTTTAAGCCAGCTTGGTATTGAACAAAAACCCGTTGGTATTTTAAATACAAATGGCTTCTTTAACCATTTAATTAAACAATTGGATGTTATGGTAACTGAAGGGTATTTGAAGCAATCTAATAAAGAAATGTTAATTGTAAGCAACTCTGTAGAAGAATTAATTACTAAAATGTACCATTATAAAGCTCCTGAAATAACCAAAGTAATTCACAAAGTGGTTCGTTCATAAAACGAGTATCACAAACTTTGAAACATTATAAGAATAGTAAATGTTACCTATAAAAAAGATTACACAAACGTATGAAGAGTATTAATTGTAACGGTTCATTAATAAATTTAGACACTCCAAAAATAATGGGAATTCTAAATATTACTCCTGATTCTTTTTTTGATGGAGGAAAATATAACGATCCAATTAATATTCTAAATCATGTTGATAAAATGCTAAATGAAGGTGCTACTTTTATTGATGTTGGCGCCTATTCTTCTCGCCCTGGAGCAAAACACATTTCAGAAGAAGAAGAATTAAACCGAATTTTACCAGTTATAAAACTTCTTAAAAGTAACTTTCCAAATATCCTTCTTTCTGTAGATACTTTTAGAAGTAATATTGCCAAACAATGTGTAAATAATGGAGCTTGTATGGTGAATGATATTTCAGCTGGAAATTTAGATACGGCCATGTTTTCAACTATTGCCAAATTACAAGTGCCTTATATAATTATGCACATGCAAGGCTCTCCACAAAATATGCAAGAGAATCCGAAATATCATGACGTTGTAAAAGATGTCCTTTTTTTCTTTTCAAAAAAAATACAAAAATTATATTCTTTGGGAATAAATGATGTTATTGCTGATGTTGGTTTTGGTTTTGGAAAAACAATAACACAAAACTATGAATTGCTAAAACAACTGGATTTGTTTCAAAATTTAGAAGTTCCAATTCTTACAGGACTTTCAAGAAAATCTATGTTGTTCAAACCTTTAAAAATTTCTCAAACTAACGCCTTAAATGCTACAACAGTTGCCAACACCATAGCGTTGTTAAAAGGGGCAAACATATTACGTGTTCACGATATAAAAGAAGCTATGGAAACTATTAAAATTGTTGAATTGTTAAATACTAATTAATGAAAAAAATAATATTACTTTTAGTTACTTTAGCATTGTTAGGTTGTGCTAAAAAAGAAGTTCAACTTCCCACATTGGCTGAAAAAGGATTGCATGAACTTTTTAATCACTCTGAAGTTTGGATATTCTTTGAAGTGAAGAATCATGATACTATTGCAGATGTAAATAGAAAAAACACCATAAGTACCACGCATTGGATTTTTAATATTGATAAAAGACTCCCTTTAAAAGCAATAATTCCGTCTATTCGTAAATTACAATATAAACATGCAAACTCAATTCATTCAGAAGAAGGAATGCATAATTATTTTAGTTATGCAGATACACTCTCAAAAAAACTTTCGTTTTTGAAATTTGATGGTATTATTTTTAAAACAGATAGCCTTTTATCTAAATATTTTATAAAAGAAAACCCTACAAAATACGTAAATTATAATAATATAAACCTCACTTTCAATCCTAATAATACTTGGATTAACGATGCGAAAATGGAGCGAGACGAATTAAAAACTACACTACTTGAATTTATTGATTTTTCTTCAGAAGGAAAAAAAACAATGTTGCATTTAAACTTCAATGAAAACTTATTGTATCAAGATTATTTATTTTACAAAACAATGATTCATAATTTTAAGAATAAATACATTGAAATAAATAAAATTGAATTTATTTTTAATCCAACTAAGGTACCTGATTGCGGTTGTGAATAGCTATTGAATATGCAATCTTTTTCCTACTTTTACAAAAACAACATAAATGCTCGATTTTTTAGACTTTTCTTTTTTAGATGCTTTAGACATTATTTTAGTTGCCATACTACTTTATTATGTTTATAAATTATTAAAAGGAACTGTTGCTATTAATATTTTTATTGGCATTGCTTTGGTAATATTTATATGGAAAATTACGGAGGCGCTTCAAATGAAAATGTTAAGTGGTTTACTAGGAGCTTTAATTAGTTTAGGAGCCATCGCCATACTTATTGTTTTTCAGCCTGAAGTTCGAAAATTTTTATTAATGTTAGGCTCTACAAATTTCACTAACAAAAGAAATTTTTTAAAACAACTAAATTTTTTAAAAACCGAAATCCAAACTACTACTG contains the following coding sequences:
- a CDS encoding MFS transporter, which encodes MGRWNYLHCGNIINENGFETKKYHPKKNNQNSENEIQITSVYKDKPYWIFLVVVFLMGFIFLQLFTTMPLYYKNVHHLTEVEIGLIMAINGFLIFLLEMPLIHYIEKKLLNKLKVITWSLVLFALSFLVLDVSTWGGVLVVSMLLITLGEMLAFPFTNNFAMNRAPIGKEGRYLALYTMAFSMAHIFSAKTGMEVIARFGFAVNWYLMGSLGFIAVVLMLWLRRTLVTSQKVTEPV
- a CDS encoding MFS transporter codes for the protein MLKKIVSNYQNSFKGLSKEVWWLALITFINRAGTMVLPFLSLYLTENLKLSLSQVGWIMSSFGLGSLLGSYLGGKLTDKIGFYKVMFWSLLTTGFLFISLQFITTFVGFVIGMFITMAIADTFRPAMFVSLKAYSKPENQTRSLTLIRLAINLGFSFGPFLGGIIIATLDYSGLFWVDGITCIVAILLMRMVLKQKNIILKKTIKILKMKFK
- a CDS encoding DUF1684 domain-containing protein is translated as MKKIFFVLAVVFLFFNCSPKKVSYEDEIKLFQYKLNTEFADAEKSPLTAGDLKTFKTLDFFEIDKNFKVEAEFELTPNTPVFEMQTNTDRLPLYRKYGIARFTLNGEKFELNIYQSLDLMSNPEFEDYLFLPFNDTTNGKSSYGGGRYLDLEFPPKESKTIVIDFNKAYNPYCAYNTKYSCPIPPSENNLPIDIPVGVKAYKKIKSPV
- a CDS encoding outer membrane beta-barrel protein, whose protein sequence is MKTILNKNYLKKIFYLSILSLVSPVFAQEEIKGKKVSISGSIDAYYQTNLSASDNAVQSFGTSFADELGFALGMANIITTYEGEKTGVVADITFGPRGESATGGFNLNQLYAYWKVSEGTTLTMGRFNTYLGYEVISPVGNFNYSTSYLFSSGPFSHVGVKADFSLSDDFSLMLAFMNVTDTNNNLTGTYSVGVQLGYSDQFLNFYYDDGEVLGFEVDYTGGFDVLDSFFLGINAAYADNDGNGFYGAALYPKLAVSEEFKIGLRGEYFSVMSDMINDDSSVTALTLTGSYSVENLTIKPEIRLDRGDKMPYINADGLTSDKLSSFLIAVIYSF
- a CDS encoding ammonium transporter; translated protein: MENTLFTVNNVWMMICTALVFLMHLGFSLLEIGLTRQKNTINILFKNVFIISIGMVLYALVGFNLMYPGTFIAGVLPNYFMDLFGLSIPENGLTIEYANGGYTYWTDFLFQGMFAATAATIVSGAVAERIKLGAFMIFTIIYVGIVYPITGSWKWGTGWLDKLGFYDFAGSTLVHSVGGWAALIAVWLLGARIGKFKKDGSIGVIPGHNMPFATTGVFLLWLGWFGFNGGSVLSANPAATSLVLVTTCLAAATGGLSAFLVSLFKYKQYDLSMFLNGILGGLVGITAGADVMSVTDAIVIGAISGVLIVIGVGLLDKLKLDDPVGAIAVHLICGIWGTLAVGIFGKLAGWEQLGNQFIGVISIGAFCIVSSYIIIKTLKVTTGIRVSKIEEQEGLDMHEHGMDAYPDFGLNQH
- a CDS encoding P-II family nitrogen regulator, with translation MKKIEAIIRKSKFSEVKEALHQIEVNFFSYWDVTGVGNEKQGHVYRGVSYSTSDIQRRFLSIVVSEAFLDRTVDALLKSAFTGNVGDGKIFVSDVIEAYRIRTKEKGANSLN
- the crcB gene encoding fluoride efflux transporter CrcB, with protein sequence MKQALLVFIGGGFGSVARYYTSRWLNNLETAIPYGTMFSNVLGSLLIGFILGYLSKTSNMSQTQSLLLATGFCGGFTTFSTFAYENHLLIKNGDYFSFLPYTLLSLVLGFSAVFVGLYLSKLF
- a CDS encoding DoxX family protein: MKITVQILRFLVAITFIFSGFVKLIDPLGSAYKFQEYFGADVLNLEFLIPYALPFSIFLILVEIMLGVFLLLGYLPKLTVWCLLGIILVFLFLTWYSAYYDKVTDCGCFGDAVKLSSWDTFYKNIVLIAFILVLVFKYKLIKPLFSLTIVKWTSFLSFFIFLYIIYYVLVHLPIIDFRPYAIGKNIPEGMEYIGDELPPVHDFFLESENGEDLTEAILSADNVMLVIAYNLDKSDIEGFTTIKNVTDKAIEKGYKVYMLSSSLRDDYLSIKEKFHLNFDMLFCDETTLKTIIRANPGIITLQKGTVTGKWNWVDVDAIKF
- a CDS encoding DUF1599 domain-containing protein, yielding MQQTSKQYNDVIEKCRSLYINKLKDYGSAWRILRLPSLTDQIFIKAQRIRQLQQNSTRKVDEGEVSEFIGIINYSIMALIQLEKGVVEQPDLSKEEAIELYDKHVAIAKQLMEDKNHDYGEAWRDMRVSSLTDLILQKLLRVKQIEDNKGKTIVSEGIDANYQDMINYAVFALIHINETT
- a CDS encoding TIGR00730 family Rossman fold protein is translated as MKKIAVFCGSSLGFNEKYKNDAIKLGNYFIKHNIGLVYGGGKIGMMGILADTMLKEKGEVIGVIPGLLRHEEVAHSEISEMIVTKTMSKRKVKISKLVDGYIALPGGFGTLDEIFEALTLSQLGIEQKPVGILNTNGFFNHLIKQLDVMVTEGYLKQSNKEMLIVSNSVEELITKMYHYKAPEITKVIHKVVRS
- the folP gene encoding dihydropteroate synthase, which encodes MKSINCNGSLINLDTPKIMGILNITPDSFFDGGKYNDPINILNHVDKMLNEGATFIDVGAYSSRPGAKHISEEEELNRILPVIKLLKSNFPNILLSVDTFRSNIAKQCVNNGACMVNDISAGNLDTAMFSTIAKLQVPYIIMHMQGSPQNMQENPKYHDVVKDVLFFFSKKIQKLYSLGINDVIADVGFGFGKTITQNYELLKQLDLFQNLEVPILTGLSRKSMLFKPLKISQTNALNATTVANTIALLKGANILRVHDIKEAMETIKIVELLNTN